In Allocoprobacillus halotolerans, a genomic segment contains:
- a CDS encoding nuclear transport factor 2 family protein, whose product MNDIEQIEELIQRYKDSISTGNKENFYSVWSQIQHCSLISIDKYFEGIESIFKDFLQDTIHRIYNKIDLILEDIKINIVNNELAIIVFQYHTECIKSETLEEYGIKGIETQMIIKENNEWKILHIHYSKSGD is encoded by the coding sequence ATGAATGATATTGAACAAATTGAGGAATTAATTCAAAGATACAAAGATAGTATTAGCACAGGTAATAAAGAAAACTTTTATTCTGTATGGTCACAAATTCAACATTGCTCACTTATATCTATAGATAAATATTTTGAAGGGATTGAATCTATTTTTAAAGATTTCCTACAAGATACTATTCATAGAATTTATAATAAAATTGATTTAATTTTAGAGGATATTAAAATAAATATTGTAAATAATGAATTAGCTATTATTGTCTTTCAATACCATACGGAATGTATTAAAAGTGAAACTTTGGAAGAATATGGTATTAAAGGGATAGAAACACAGATGATAATAAAAGAAAATAACGAATGGAAAATTTTACATATTCACTATTCAAAATCAGGTGATTAA
- a CDS encoding 3-hydroxyacyl-CoA dehydrogenase family protein has product MNINKIVIAGAGTMGYSMAQIFAQFHYQVMIYDLSDKAIENAKKRISENIDILIDEKEITSQQGQEIMSYLSYTTSKDCFKDCDLVVENIIENVDIKKSFYKDISQIVSENCILATNTSGISINELASSVNKPERFIGMHWFNPCHLILLIEIIKGDNTRDDVAQTIYQLSLDIHKKPVIVQKDVLGFAANRIQFAVLREALFLVEQGVISKEGIDDVMKYGLGFRYACLGPLEVADLGGLDTFYHISDYLMQDLCDSHEIPRSLKEHFDKEEYGVKAKKGFYDYQDGKDLEVVQQRDEKLLKVFEALYK; this is encoded by the coding sequence ATGAATATAAATAAGATAGTTATTGCTGGGGCAGGAACTATGGGATATTCTATGGCACAAATCTTTGCTCAATTTCATTATCAAGTCATGATTTATGATTTGAGTGATAAAGCTATAGAAAATGCTAAAAAACGTATCAGTGAAAATATAGATATATTAATAGATGAAAAAGAAATCACAAGTCAACAAGGTCAAGAGATAATGAGTTATTTATCATATACCACAAGTAAAGATTGTTTTAAAGATTGTGACTTGGTTGTTGAAAACATTATAGAAAATGTAGATATAAAAAAATCATTTTATAAAGACATATCTCAAATTGTCTCTGAGAATTGTATACTTGCTACAAATACATCAGGTATTTCTATTAATGAACTTGCTAGTTCAGTGAATAAACCAGAAAGATTTATTGGGATGCATTGGTTTAATCCTTGTCATTTGATTTTATTAATTGAAATCATAAAGGGTGATAATACGAGAGACGATGTCGCCCAAACAATCTATCAATTAAGTTTAGATATTCATAAAAAACCAGTTATTGTTCAAAAAGATGTTTTAGGTTTTGCTGCTAATCGTATACAGTTTGCTGTTTTAAGAGAAGCATTATTCCTAGTAGAACAAGGTGTTATATCTAAAGAAGGTATAGATGATGTGATGAAATATGGTCTTGGCTTTAGATATGCTTGTTTAGGTCCTTTGGAAGTTGCAGATCTTGGAGGATTAGATACTTTTTATCATATTAGTGATTATTTGATGCAAGATTTATGTGATAGTCATGAAATACCAAGAAGCTTAAAAGAACATTTTGATAAAGAAGAATACGGTGTAAAAGCTAAAAAAGGTTTTTATGATTATCAAGATGGAAAAGATTTAGAAGTTGTACAACAAAGAGATGAAAAACTTCTTAAAGTTTTTGAAGCGTTATATAAATAG
- a CDS encoding AtuA-related protein, with amino-acid sequence MKLKEIAHSRTGDKGNISVISVIAYDEKDYEYIKENVTSTKLKEYFKDIVHGTITRYEIDSIAALNFVMEDALGGESQDLLLLICMEKL; translated from the coding sequence ATGAAGCTAAAAGAAATTGCTCATTCAAGAACAGGAGATAAAGGGAATATATCTGTTATATCTGTTATTGCTTATGATGAAAAAGATTATGAATATATTAAAGAAAATGTCACATCAACAAAATTAAAAGAATACTTTAAAGACATTGTTCATGGAACAATCACAAGATATGAAATTGACAGTATTGCAGCTTTGAATTTTGTTATGGAAGATGCATTGGGTGGCGAGTCACAAGATCTCTTGCTATTGATATGCATGGAAAAACTTTAG
- a CDS encoding LacI family DNA-binding transcriptional regulator: MATIKDVAKYAGVSISTVSIILNGKAQDRKISLDTQEKVANAIKSLNYQPNLSAKKLRSSSERKTIALFWTTDFREVMLARFLNGLHKQINKLGLNFDIVIYTYQNDELYKETELQGSSSFHGAIIANASTKDLQFLKSFIPLIPIVLYNREADNYSSVIVNDKKIGEIAANLCLQFQQIALVKAPYVFNGMKIRDNAFIAHVSSNIKIYNVNDQNIADGFQIAKDIDFKNIDVLFVPSNNIAYGIMHYCYLNNISIPDDLSLICVGNGLPEYDNYSNPALTVIEVPMENMAALCLEILTQLFYNSNVVKKVIEPNLIIRNSFKMLMED, translated from the coding sequence ATGGCAACTATTAAAGATGTAGCAAAATATGCGGGGGTCTCTATAAGTACAGTATCTATTATTTTAAACGGAAAAGCACAAGATAGAAAAATATCCTTAGATACTCAAGAAAAAGTGGCAAATGCTATAAAATCATTAAATTATCAACCAAATTTATCAGCAAAAAAATTACGTTCTTCGTCCGAAAGAAAAACAATTGCACTTTTTTGGACAACAGATTTTCGTGAAGTTATGTTAGCTCGTTTTTTAAATGGGCTACACAAACAAATAAATAAATTAGGATTAAATTTCGACATTGTAATTTATACATATCAAAACGATGAACTGTACAAAGAAACCGAATTACAAGGTTCATCATCTTTTCATGGTGCAATCATTGCTAATGCAAGCACCAAAGATCTTCAATTTTTAAAATCATTTATTCCACTCATTCCAATTGTTTTATACAATCGTGAAGCTGATAATTATAGTAGTGTTATTGTTAATGATAAAAAAATTGGAGAAATTGCTGCTAATCTTTGTTTACAATTCCAACAAATAGCACTAGTCAAAGCCCCATATGTTTTTAATGGAATGAAAATTAGAGATAATGCATTTATAGCTCACGTTTCATCAAATATTAAAATTTATAACGTTAATGACCAAAATATTGCAGACGGTTTCCAAATTGCAAAAGATATCGATTTTAAAAATATTGATGTTCTTTTTGTTCCAAGTAACAACATTGCTTATGGAATTATGCATTATTGTTACCTTAATAACATATCAATTCCTGATGATCTATCTCTTATTTGTGTTGGTAATGGTCTTCCTGAATATGACAACTACAGCAATCCTGCTTTAACAGTAATTGAAGTTCCTATGGAAAATATGGCAGCTCTTTGTCTTGAAATACTAACTCAACTATTTTATAACTCTAATGTTGTGAAAAAAGTGATTGAACCAAATTTAATCATAAGAAACTCTTTTAAAATGCTCATGGAGGACTAA
- a CDS encoding MurR/RpiR family transcriptional regulator, giving the protein MGKIRASLAAVIDSEEVNSTYYRIAKYLLKNNYIVNHVSIDDVANNCYCAKSTVSRFARQIGYDNYYELNQDLYVSTTKSQDKYDRYLLEDFKDTKDLFFNDLINSIIKSKDSVTESSVNKLVLLINKYEEIGIFGNLQSQTIAQKFQNDMGLSRKIMTSSLLPEHQKTYIKEADNNTLVIIISFSGDYFRHFIHHNFSIKQRPYFVLITCNEKMKDAKYYDDVIFLACNDNYAARAHIISFYLNLVAIEYAKKLKSAIK; this is encoded by the coding sequence ATGGGAAAAATACGTGCAAGTTTAGCTGCAGTTATAGATAGCGAAGAAGTCAATTCTACATATTATAGAATTGCTAAATATCTATTAAAAAACAATTATATCGTCAATCATGTTTCAATTGATGATGTTGCTAATAATTGCTATTGTGCAAAATCTACTGTAAGTCGTTTCGCACGACAAATTGGTTATGATAATTACTATGAATTGAATCAAGATTTATATGTTTCTACAACAAAAAGCCAAGATAAATATGACCGATATTTATTAGAAGATTTTAAAGATACAAAAGATTTATTTTTTAATGATTTGATAAACAGTATTATTAAATCAAAAGATTCTGTAACAGAATCTTCTGTCAACAAACTTGTTTTACTTATTAATAAATATGAAGAAATTGGAATATTTGGTAATTTACAATCTCAAACAATTGCTCAAAAATTTCAAAATGATATGGGTTTATCAAGAAAAATAATGACCTCATCTTTATTACCAGAACATCAAAAGACATATATAAAAGAAGCTGATAATAATACTCTTGTAATAATCATATCTTTTTCTGGTGACTATTTCAGACATTTTATTCATCATAATTTTTCAATAAAGCAACGTCCTTATTTTGTTTTAATTACTTGTAATGAAAAAATGAAGGATGCTAAATATTATGATGATGTCATTTTTTTAGCATGTAATGATAACTATGCCGCTAGAGCACATATTATAAGTTTTTATTTGAATTTAGTTGCAATTGAATACGCAAAAAAATTAAAATCAGCCATAAAATAA
- a CDS encoding lysozyme family protein — translation MSVKIKDKEKVQSINKMDRHQNLRHYKKQISFKDKRFVQDDNEQLQDNQTPHQKAVNNVIKSEKITASQTVYRGKKLYRSKVKQRQQNKVDHISEFNPKLQATGNNNLDNIKGKPLSKIKLSRKTKNINYLSSIVSRNHQSMMKSSYLKKYKQSFQGKSSSSSTIKSKVKHSAKAVKSAGSIVKKTVGGLHKLISLGTGMLIIIVIVLFIGIFAVLGDDSSTNTSLMPLNEEVIAYEETIRKYAKQYNIEDYVPLLQAVMMQESGGKGNDPMQSSECEYNKKYPKEPNGITEAEYSIDCGVHYFSDCLTLAKVNSISDTKNISLALQGYNFGKGYITWAIEHFDGYTKANAKVYSDQKKAELQTEVYGDPNYVAHVLQYYHLGNGDIVAVAKSQVGNIGGRPYWSWYGFDSHVEWCACFVSWCANESGQLNITVPKFSRVEDGIKWYKDNGRWQDKNYIPKSGDLIFFDWNNDNDPDHVGIIEKIDNNYIYTIEGNSNDECRSKKYKQKNNHIFGYGIL, via the coding sequence ATGTCAGTCAAAATTAAGGATAAAGAAAAAGTACAGAGTATTAACAAGATGGATAGGCATCAAAATCTAAGACATTATAAAAAGCAGATTTCTTTCAAGGATAAAAGATTTGTGCAAGATGATAATGAACAATTACAAGATAATCAAACACCTCATCAAAAGGCAGTAAATAATGTTATCAAAAGTGAAAAGATAACAGCCAGTCAAACTGTATATAGAGGCAAGAAACTGTATCGTTCAAAAGTCAAGCAAAGACAACAAAACAAGGTAGATCATATTAGTGAATTTAACCCAAAACTACAAGCAACAGGTAATAATAACCTTGATAATATAAAAGGTAAACCTCTTTCAAAGATAAAATTATCAAGAAAAACAAAAAATATAAATTATCTATCTTCGATTGTTAGTAGGAATCATCAGTCAATGATGAAATCTTCTTATTTGAAAAAATATAAACAGTCATTTCAAGGTAAAAGTTCATCTTCATCTACGATAAAGAGTAAAGTAAAACATTCAGCTAAAGCAGTAAAGAGTGCAGGTAGTATTGTAAAAAAAACAGTTGGTGGACTTCACAAGCTAATCAGTTTAGGAACAGGTATGCTGATTATTATTGTGATTGTTTTATTCATTGGTATCTTTGCAGTATTAGGTGATGATTCAAGCACTAATACGTCATTGATGCCTTTAAATGAAGAAGTTATAGCTTATGAAGAAACAATCAGGAAATATGCAAAACAGTATAACATTGAGGATTATGTACCATTGTTACAGGCAGTGATGATGCAGGAAAGTGGTGGTAAAGGTAATGACCCAATGCAGTCAAGTGAGTGTGAATATAATAAGAAATATCCAAAAGAGCCTAATGGAATTACAGAAGCTGAATATTCCATTGATTGTGGAGTTCATTATTTTTCAGATTGCCTTACTTTAGCAAAAGTCAATAGTATTTCTGATACAAAAAATATATCTCTTGCATTGCAGGGATATAACTTTGGAAAAGGATACATTACATGGGCTATTGAACATTTTGATGGCTATACGAAAGCAAATGCCAAAGTCTATTCAGACCAAAAGAAAGCAGAATTACAGACAGAAGTATATGGTGATCCTAATTATGTAGCACACGTACTTCAGTATTATCATCTAGGAAATGGTGATATTGTTGCCGTAGCAAAATCACAGGTTGGGAATATTGGAGGCAGACCATACTGGTCATGGTATGGATTTGACAGCCATGTTGAATGGTGTGCATGCTTTGTATCGTGGTGTGCAAATGAAAGTGGCCAGCTGAATATCACAGTGCCTAAATTTTCAAGAGTTGAAGATGGGATTAAATGGTACAAAGATAATGGTAGATGGCAGGATAAAAATTATATACCTAAATCAGGAGATTTAATCTTTTTTGATTGGAACAATGACAATGATCCTGATCATGTAGGTATAATAGAAAAAATTGATAATAATTATATTTATACAATCGAAGGTAATAGTAATGATGAATGTAGAAGTAAAAAATATAAACAAAAAAATAATCATATTTTTGGATATGGGATATTATAA
- a CDS encoding DUF6075 family protein, whose protein sequence is MKYINQEHQKFYQQTIKSVGIKDTYHQALFYILGIDKDCRSHIHDLYDFQNYRIKLSGINQPWQTTGSMQCTLLAYNLYNGYVYKKDYQESTPYDLFSSEYGFYFIESVKLRYPNQTKLKEKQVIR, encoded by the coding sequence ATGAAGTATATCAATCAAGAACATCAAAAATTTTATCAGCAGACAATAAAAAGTGTTGGAATTAAAGATACTTATCATCAGGCATTATTTTATATATTAGGCATAGATAAGGACTGCCGCAGTCATATTCATGACCTATATGATTTTCAAAATTATCGAATAAAATTGAGTGGCATTAATCAACCATGGCAAACAACTGGTTCTATGCAATGTACACTATTAGCTTATAATTTATATAATGGATATGTATATAAAAAAGATTATCAGGAATCAACACCATATGACTTGTTTTCAAGTGAATATGGTTTTTATTTTATTGAATCAGTGAAATTAAGATATCCTAATCAGACAAAACTTAAGGAAAAGCAGGTGATACGTTAA